The following are encoded in a window of Anoplopoma fimbria isolate UVic2021 breed Golden Eagle Sablefish chromosome 3, Afim_UVic_2022, whole genome shotgun sequence genomic DNA:
- the sgip1b gene encoding SH3-containing GRB2-like protein 3-interacting protein 1 has protein sequence MMQGLKNRTRKALGLRKRDKDTDATSSPDKEGTGSGKKGNKKANGAPNGFYGEIDWDRYASPDVDEEGFSLRPGEEGDAASRGKHFFSSSDSEEDEDSKQKFKIKIKPLVADSAKCVPPSMDELKASVGGLALSPSLKRSPRRSPGQMKRNLSCEEIARPRRSTPTPSPAPETPSDRLSQNVPAFFGLQSATKYARYDVVPAEAWGESGPRSESPLSRSFPTGAPPPLPPKNIPSRSHYGSSPESAVNLPNGRAARRSAPIYLNILSPASYRGSPTPDLDDVFGPTDGTRADEETMSPRWVTFTTDRPPPPDEPAPPPPPDSPAPDTPSSTPSTPCLSPGPPPDEPPPSPPSLSPGSPPPFTPPESPPSIVLGPPPPDEPAPPLPPNFSPSNSPPLCFSDEGIDEEVLQYAAYSSSPVPISPVPPLPAERRSPRAGVISPLVLGGMGGKRTPEGAYLRDDIPDFVGSPRELTPSFRGTPPPLPPTMYRSIMSSPGPYSGSSPSSPARPATPQSRGSPVPPPPPPRPSSRPKLPPGKPISDPTRPFSPPVSGSPPPFAPLARAESSSSISSVTLHSAASTPTLGRDLNLSAAGCSRGPSPLTMGPQDTLPVAAAFTETINAYFKGADPSKCVVKISGEMVLSFPAGITRHFASHPTQPILTFCISNYSRLEQVLPNPQLLCCDSITDGVDTKEFWVNMPNLMSHLKRVAEQKPQATYYNVDMIKYQVSTEGIQSTPLNLAVSWRGDATSTDLRIDYKYNTEAMAAPVPLHNIQFLVPVDGGMAKLQAMIPPATWNAEQQTIQWKIPSLSHRSENGGVGALLGRFQITEGPCKPSQLAVQFSSEGCTLSGCDIQLVGTGYRLSLIKKRFAAGKYLADN, from the exons GACTGAAAAACCGAACCAGGAAAGCCCTGGGCTTACGAAAGAGAGACAAGGATACAGATGCAAC GAGTTCACCAGACAAAGAAGGAACTGGAAGCggaaagaaaggaaat AAAAAGGCCAATGGAGCACCAAATGGTTTCTATGGGGAGATAGATTGGGACAGATAT gcCTCTCCTGACGTGGATGAGGAGGGCTTCAGCCTCCGGCCCGGTGAAGAGGGCGATG CAGCCTCCAGAGGGAAGCACTTTTTCTCCTCCAGCGACtccgaggaggacgaggacagcAAGCAGAAGTTCAAAATTAAGATCAAGCCGCTGGTGGCGGACAGCGCCAAGTGTGTCCCTCCATCTATGGATGAGCTAAAAGCCTCAGTGGGAGGCCTAgcactctctccgtctctg AAAAGAAGTCCG AGACGCAGCCCG GGGCAGATGAAAAGGAATTTGTCCT GTGAAGAGATTGCCAGACCCAGACGCTCGACCCCAACACCAAGTCCGGCCCCTGAGACGCCAAG TGACAGACTGTCGCAGAACGTTCCCGCTTTTTTTGGGCTGCAGTCAGCGACCAAATATGCCAGATATGATG TGGTCCCTGCTGAGGCATGGGGAGAATCAGGACCTCGCTCAGAATCACCACTGAGCAGAAGCTTCCCAACAGGAG CTCCTCCTCCGCTTCCTCCAAAAAACATTCCATCAAGAAGTCATTATGGCTCTTCTCCAGAATCTGCTG TTAATCTACCCAATGGAAGGGCAGCTCGCCGGTCGGCCCCCATCTACCTGAACATCCTGTCTCCCGCTTCCTACCGAGGCTCCCCGACCCCTGACCTGGACGACGTGTTTGGCCCCACGGATGGCACCCGTGCCGACGAGGAAACGATGTCTCCCAGATGGGTGACTTTCACCACTGACAGACCCCCGCCGCCTGATGAACCCGCACCTCCTCCGCCACCGGACTCTCCTGCTCCAGACACGCCCTCGTcgaccccctccaccccctgCCTCTCTCCAGGACCACCGCCAGATGAGCCCCCACCTTCGCCTCCCTCGCTTTCACCCgggtctcctcctcctttcacGCCACCAGAATCACCTCCCTCCATCGTGCTCGGACCTCCTCCTCCGGATGAACCAGCCCCTCCCCTGCCTCCCAACTTCTCCCCCTCTAATTCGCCTCCTCTATGCTTCAGCGACGAGGGGATCGATGAGGAGGTGCTGCAATATGCAGCGTACTCTTCGTCTCCTGTCCCCATCAGCCCCGTGCCCCCTCTGCCAGCAGAGCGGAGGTCTCCTCGAGCAGGAGTCATATCTCCTCTGGTGCTGGGGGGCATGGGGGGAAAGAGGACTCCAGAGGGAGCGTACCTGAGAGATGATATCCCGGACTTTGTGGGTTCACCTAGAGAGCTGACGCCGAGTTTCAGGGGCACgccacctcctctccctccaacCATGTACAGGTCTATTATGTCTTCCCCGGGGCCCTACTCAGGCAGCA GCCCGTCGTCCCCAGCTCGTCCCGCCACGCCTCAGTCTCGAGGCAGTccggttcctcctcctcctcctcctcgaccGTCCTCGCGACCAAAGCTGCCCCCAGGGAAACCAATCTCAGACCCG ACTCGGCCCTTCAGTCCGCCGGTTTCAGGCAGCCCCCCACCTTTCGCCCCCCTGGCCCGGGCCGAGAGCTCGTCCTCCATCTCCTCCGTTACTTTACACAGTGCAGCGTCCACTCCAACCTTAGGAAGGGACCTCAACTTGTCCGCCGCAG GATGCTCCAGAGGACCCAGTCCACTCACCATGGGACCCCAGGACACTCTGCCAGTCGCAGCTGCCTTCACAGAAACCATCAATGCCTACTTCAAAGGCGCAGACCCCAGCAA ATGTGTTGTGAAGATCTCAGGGGAGATGGTGCTGTCCTTCCCCGCGGGCATAACCAGGCATTTTGCCAGCCACCCAACTCAACCCATCCTCACCTTTTGCATCAGCAACTACAGCCGACTGGAGCAGGTCCTCCCCAATCCACAGCTGTTGTGCTG TGACTCCATAACAGACGGTGTAGACACAAAGGAGTTCTGGGTAAATATGCCAAACTTGATGAGCCATCTGAAAAGAGTGGCTGAACAGAAGCCTCAGGCGACATACTACAACGTGGACATGATCAAATATCAG gtgtcAACAGAGGGGATCCAGTCCACTCCTCTGAACCTGGCGGTGAGCTGGCGAGGTGATGCCACAAGCACAGACCTTAGAATAGACTACAAATACAACACAGAGGCCATGGCCGCCCCCGTGCCACTACACAACATCCAGTTCCTGGTTCCTGTGGATGGAGGCATGGCCAAACTCCAGGCCATGATCCCCCCCGCCACCTG GAATGCAGAGCAGCAGACGATACAGTGGAAAATCCCAAGTCTCTCTCATAGATCTGAAAATGGAG GAGTAGGGGCTCTTCTGGGCCGGTTCCAGATCACAGAAGGTCCCTGTAAACCCTCACAGCTGGCAGTCCAGTTCAGCAGTGAGGGGTGCACACTGTCGGGGTGCGACATCCAGCTAGTTGGGACCGGCTACCGGCTATCGCTGATCAAGAAGAGATTTGCTGCAG GGAAATACTTGGCGGATAATTAG
- the dynlt5 gene encoding dynein light chain Tctex-type 5: MSDLLKSQKREKRTGKVPAEGNHGVRGKETTGRTKDSISTVSYLDELAHHDDNARMVITTENTYQMGPYKRIPVPAVTDILKDVLTSYLQEEKYEVEWSQKMTKTICEVIRARVKDLMIPRYKIVVLVHIGQLTGQSMQVSSRCLWDASNDTFASYSFKNRYLFGLATVYAVYFE; this comes from the exons ATGTCTGACCTGCTCAAAtcccaaaaaagagagaagaggacaggCAAGGTGCCAGCAGAGGGAAACCATGGAGTCAGAGGCAAAGAAACTACTGGCAGGACAAAAGA CTCTATAAGTACTGTGTCGTACCTAGATGAACTAGCACACCATGATGACAACGCCCGGATGGTGATAACAACGGAGAACACCTACCAGATGG GACCTTACAAACGCATCCCTGTTCCTGCTGTCACAGACATACTGAAAGATGTACTTACCAGTTATCTTCAAGAGGAGAAATATGAAGTAGAATGGtctcaaaaaatgacaaaaacaatatgtgag GTGATAAGAGCCCGTGTGAAAGACCTCATGATTCCCCGATATAAGATTGTCGTCCTGGTCCACATCGGCCAGCTCACCGGGCAGAGCATGCAAGTCAGCAGCCGCTGTCTGTGGGATGCATCTAATGACACCTTTGCCTCCTACTCCTTCAAGAACAGATATCTGTTTGGTTTGGCAACTGTCTACGCTGTTTACTTTGAGTGA